The following are encoded together in the Clostridium sp. BJN0013 genome:
- a CDS encoding MATE family efflux transporter, translated as MTELENFILEGNIKRLLFKFSLPAISVFLANVLYNLIDAIFIGNQANGSLGIAALTIVFPIQQIILALSQMIGVGIASIISRSLGAGNKLRAEKAVGTALTSSVLLGILIMVIGLAFIRPILYIFGSLETILPYAVTFFRITLYCSVFFVFSIVSNSIIQSEGHANIAMISMIIGPVINIPLDYILVTRLKYGIKGAAIATDISQIICFIFLLVYICFNSKILGVKVKNLVINIKLLKEAISLGVSTFMTQLAYGIVAIVLNNSIRIYGGSDLYISAIGIYNRIFGFITVPMYGIRQALQPIIGFNYGAKKFNRVKQSLKLGILTSVVISLGFLVIIISFTNKIAGVFTSNNELIALTVPILRVLILMSPLVGVQVIAASFFQYIGKPKPALFLSIMKPFLFLIPLMLIIPIFLKVTGVFVSVPLSDFFTAAISLIFIYGEIKKMNQLKVLV; from the coding sequence ATGACTGAATTAGAAAATTTCATTCTGGAAGGCAATATCAAAAGGTTACTTTTTAAGTTTTCTCTTCCTGCCATAAGTGTATTTTTAGCTAATGTATTATATAATCTTATTGATGCAATTTTTATAGGTAATCAGGCTAATGGTAGCTTAGGAATTGCAGCTTTAACTATAGTCTTTCCTATTCAACAAATAATACTGGCTCTTTCTCAAATGATCGGAGTTGGAATTGCTTCTATAATTTCCAGAAGTCTTGGAGCCGGAAATAAACTAAGAGCAGAAAAGGCTGTGGGTACTGCATTAACATCCTCTGTTCTATTAGGAATTTTAATTATGGTTATAGGACTGGCTTTCATCAGACCTATATTGTATATTTTTGGTTCCTTGGAAACTATACTACCCTATGCTGTAACATTCTTTAGAATTACTTTATATTGCAGCGTTTTTTTCGTTTTTAGTATTGTTTCCAATAGCATCATACAATCAGAAGGACATGCTAATATTGCTATGATAAGCATGATAATAGGACCTGTAATTAATATTCCGTTAGATTACATATTGGTTACAAGACTTAAATATGGGATAAAAGGAGCTGCCATTGCTACAGACATTTCCCAAATAATATGTTTCATATTTTTATTGGTATACATCTGTTTTAATAGTAAAATTTTAGGAGTAAAAGTTAAAAATTTAGTAATTAATATAAAGTTATTAAAGGAAGCGATTTCCTTAGGAGTATCCACGTTTATGACTCAACTGGCTTATGGAATTGTAGCCATAGTATTAAATAATTCAATAAGAATTTATGGAGGATCTGACTTATATATTTCTGCAATTGGTATATATAATCGTATATTCGGGTTTATTACCGTTCCTATGTATGGAATTAGACAAGCTCTTCAGCCTATTATAGGATTTAATTATGGTGCTAAAAAATTCAATAGAGTAAAACAAAGCTTAAAGCTTGGAATTTTAACATCAGTTGTAATTTCATTGGGATTTTTAGTTATAATTATTAGTTTTACAAATAAAATAGCGGGTGTTTTTACATCTAATAATGAATTAATAGCATTGACGGTTCCTATTTTAAGAGTACTGATACTTATGAGTCCTTTAGTAGGTGTTCAAGTAATTGCTGCAAGTTTTTTTCAGTATATTGGCAAACCTAAGCCTGCATTATTTCTATCAATAATGAAACCATTTTTATTTTTAATACCATTAATGTTAATCATCCCAATATTTCTTAAAGTCACTGGTGTTTTTGTATCTGTTCCATTATCCGATTTTTTTACAGCAGCAATATCTCTAATTTTCATATACGGCGAAATAAAAAAAATGAATCAGTTAAAAGTATTAGTTTAA
- a CDS encoding ABC transporter ATP-binding protein, whose product MKEIINVKNLQKGYRDSKVIKGISFGVEKGEILCFLGPNGAGKSTIINILTGALDYEAGEICYNGKKVEKGDRNFKQHLGIVPQDIALYEDISAEQNLKFFASLYGLKSNKLKKRIIEALEFAGLAERSKDKVNTFSGGMKRRLNIACATAHHPEILIMDEPTVGIDPQSRNHILSSVKTMRENGTTIIYTTHYMEEVEEISTRIIIMDKGQIITSGTKEKLKEKIVNYKKFIIEVDSTDKVNLEDFYSVEGVKDVLIKRGKLEITTLIGVENLDKLISILVNNFVKINNLTCETASLESVFLNLTGRKLRD is encoded by the coding sequence ATGAAGGAAATAATTAATGTTAAAAATCTTCAAAAAGGCTATAGAGACAGTAAAGTTATCAAAGGTATATCTTTTGGAGTAGAAAAAGGCGAAATACTTTGTTTTCTTGGACCAAATGGAGCAGGTAAAAGTACTATCATAAATATTCTCACAGGAGCCTTGGATTACGAAGCAGGGGAAATATGTTACAATGGGAAAAAAGTAGAAAAAGGTGACAGGAATTTTAAACAGCATTTGGGGATAGTACCTCAGGATATTGCACTATATGAAGATATTTCAGCGGAACAAAATCTTAAATTTTTTGCTTCACTTTATGGCTTGAAAAGTAACAAGCTTAAGAAGAGAATTATCGAAGCTCTTGAATTTGCAGGGCTAGCTGAAAGGTCAAAAGATAAGGTAAATACATTTTCAGGAGGAATGAAGAGGAGGCTTAACATTGCCTGTGCCACTGCGCATCATCCGGAAATACTCATAATGGATGAACCTACTGTTGGTATTGATCCACAATCAAGAAATCACATTTTAAGTTCTGTTAAAACTATGAGGGAAAATGGCACAACTATTATTTATACCACTCATTATATGGAGGAAGTTGAAGAAATATCGACCAGAATTATTATAATGGATAAAGGACAGATAATAACATCTGGAACAAAAGAAAAATTGAAAGAAAAAATAGTAAATTATAAAAAGTTCATTATTGAAGTGGACTCTACAGATAAGGTTAATTTAGAAGACTTTTATAGTGTAGAAGGCGTAAAAGATGTTTTAATAAAAAGAGGCAAGCTGGAAATTACAACTTTAATAGGAGTTGAGAACCTGGATAAACTAATTTCAATTCTTGTAAATAATTTTGTTAAGATTAATAATTTAACCTGTGAAACTGCCAGTTTAGAAAGTGTATTTCTAAATTTAACTGGAAGAAAATTAAGGGATTAG
- a CDS encoding ABC transporter permease, translating to MYRFLQIFKRDFLNLLFNPMWVFYTVVFPFLLILILGFLTSGNYGSIITSYDYYGISIMIYIVFNTSTIASNSFMEERIKQANMRIIYSPIPKGYIYISKIAATFTFSFICHMMVMILLNLTLKVNFGGENSGFIILTLLLFEIFASALGVLFCCIFKSENTANQVLSIVINISAILGGLFFRLDGLGHNVEKISYMLPVKWIITDIFKVIYDRDFSCYLPIVIILILLSMITIFLCGRFYRTEDYI from the coding sequence ATGTATAGATTTTTACAGATATTCAAGAGAGACTTCTTAAATTTATTATTTAATCCCATGTGGGTTTTTTATACCGTTGTTTTTCCATTCTTACTGATTTTGATCCTAGGTTTTTTAACCAGCGGTAATTATGGCAGCATTATTACTTCCTATGATTATTATGGTATTTCTATAATGATTTATATAGTTTTTAATACTTCTACAATAGCTTCAAATAGCTTTATGGAGGAGCGTATTAAACAGGCGAATATGAGGATAATCTACTCTCCCATACCTAAAGGTTATATATATATTTCCAAAATAGCAGCTACTTTTACGTTTTCATTTATTTGCCATATGATGGTAATGATACTTCTAAATCTCACTTTAAAGGTTAACTTTGGAGGTGAAAATTCTGGCTTTATAATTTTAACACTGTTGTTGTTTGAAATTTTTGCTTCTGCCCTTGGAGTACTGTTTTGCTGTATTTTCAAGAGTGAAAACACTGCTAACCAGGTTTTAAGTATTGTGATAAATATTTCAGCCATATTGGGAGGACTATTTTTCAGACTTGACGGGCTTGGACATAATGTAGAAAAAATAAGTTATATGTTACCAGTAAAATGGATTATTACGGATATTTTTAAAGTTATATATGATAGAGATTTTTCCTGTTACTTGCCTATAGTAATTATATTAATCTTATTATCCATGATAACTATATTTTTATGTGGAAGATTCTATAGAACGGAGGATTATATATGA
- a CDS encoding ABC transporter permease has translation MISFLKNNYYRISGRKYYIVISLLMTMISIILAVYLTSNLKVKDSIALVTKSKVMIFKSDYIKFTIMEEEPSKSQLVLGRYDGVIIDKGNGKYHIDTIKSDNFRKTLEKIIKRPEGFVPQVKDSRGVGTNIIGYLFMFILLQCVLFMFTLAEDMELKQIERIAASPVSFQKYLTSHFIFTFLLIFTPAFLVIFMMKCIFRLNIGFSLLQYGAFLGIICSFGIAFAMFINSIVKVSDTANMVGSSIVIITTILGGSFYSFEKGNELLEKVIWILPQKDFLSFVQGLETGKTVLEVLPQLIYVIIISLIFFAFSIIKIKKDYVLRTN, from the coding sequence ATGATAAGTTTTCTTAAGAATAACTATTACAGAATCAGTGGTAGAAAATATTATATTGTTATTTCATTGCTGATGACAATGATTTCTATAATTTTAGCAGTATATTTAACTTCAAATTTGAAAGTTAAAGACAGTATTGCATTGGTAACTAAAAGTAAGGTAATGATTTTTAAATCAGATTATATTAAATTTACTATTATGGAGGAGGAACCTTCAAAATCCCAACTGGTACTTGGTCGGTATGATGGTGTTATAATTGATAAGGGCAACGGAAAATATCATATTGATACAATAAAAAGTGATAATTTTAGAAAGACACTGGAGAAAATAATAAAGAGGCCTGAAGGCTTTGTACCACAAGTTAAGGATAGCAGAGGTGTAGGTACTAATATTATAGGATATCTTTTTATGTTTATTTTGCTTCAGTGTGTTTTATTCATGTTTACTCTGGCAGAAGATATGGAATTGAAGCAAATTGAAAGAATTGCAGCTTCACCGGTATCTTTTCAAAAATATCTAACGTCTCATTTTATATTTACTTTTTTACTCATTTTTACACCGGCATTTCTTGTAATATTTATGATGAAATGCATTTTTAGGCTTAATATAGGCTTTAGCTTATTGCAGTACGGGGCTTTCTTAGGCATAATATGTTCTTTTGGTATAGCCTTTGCCATGTTTATTAACTCTATTGTAAAAGTATCAGATACTGCAAATATGGTAGGATCTTCAATTGTAATAATTACAACAATTCTTGGGGGAAGTTTTTACTCCTTTGAAAAGGGAAATGAACTACTTGAGAAAGTTATATGGATTCTTCCTCAAAAAGATTTTCTCAGTTTCGTGCAGGGATTGGAAACTGGAAAAACAGTTTTGGAAGTGCTGCCGCAGCTTATATATGTAATAATAATATCTTTAATATTTTTTGCTTTTTCCATAATAAAAATAAAAAAAGACTATGTGCTTAGAACAAATTAA
- a CDS encoding LuxR C-terminal-related transcriptional regulator yields the protein MINDKLILMCTRLKIPQPRKNYIIRKELFSKLDGMSEYRVVLIKGGAGTGKTTLITSFARERSISNLKWISLDESCNNVFLFWNYFIEAVGGCLEATKQDVTFLYDSNFEKSDLEKLLILLINAMNNQEDIFIVLDDFYYITDSFLLRTIEFFLKNLSDNVHVILLTRQEPHLYLGALNMESKLLFIDENDLKLSKELGIKFLKDTLKLNFKKEILNFINDLSEGWIGGLQLVAAAAIGKSEDEIMKLSFQNRFVTEYLTKEIYELLSAEEKQFLVITSMLPYFNQEIAIQLLEEIDFEKVMDSFQRKNILIICLDEEKGIYRYHNILKEYLKEKFKDIHKETQIQLHVKAADIMRNLGDFDQCIEQLILAEDYSNVMKLILELPGNMALFSYGERIPEEFIIQNPDFAYQYFFYNYANLEFEKCKEIYDVLKINRQGDSTFSAFKFSSMFVEDTFRLNEIEVMPISEIDNLSLKETTKAFILMKDASLLYAQCRYDEGLNSIDRAMSYSEIHNNFYIYFFSLGMKSQILEDMGEFNKCKFLYGEMNKILKSNEDVSIFNTNFYIGITGIYLKQMDLENAEKCLENVGEYISSIVLSVDRGYRYNLAEYKFIIGDTEEALKLVKELMNMKTYNNITFMASLLKYVFRLNKFYGELVVRFKADYESMDKTQRSLDSKLLYANILFREGKIEEAIKLIDEILKYSRKNKIKLKMVQASLFKINMIYDNSAKKREIINLFREALFYSCEDKILQPYYFESETVYKIVMKYESDFYNNLSCGEKVHYKQIINICRIETKSILSKREIDVLNEIAAGASNKEIAEHLYISLATVKSHIINIYSKLGVNSRVRAIKAAKRYGYI from the coding sequence ATGATTAATGACAAACTGATTTTAATGTGTACAAGGCTTAAAATTCCGCAGCCTAGAAAAAATTATATAATAAGAAAAGAACTGTTTTCAAAATTAGATGGAATGAGTGAGTACAGAGTTGTTTTGATTAAGGGCGGTGCAGGAACAGGCAAAACTACCCTTATAACTTCTTTTGCCAGAGAAAGATCTATTTCAAATTTAAAATGGATATCTCTTGATGAAAGTTGTAATAATGTTTTCTTATTTTGGAATTACTTTATTGAAGCAGTAGGAGGGTGCCTTGAGGCAACGAAGCAGGACGTCACATTCCTATATGATTCGAATTTTGAAAAAAGTGATTTAGAAAAGCTGCTTATACTTCTGATTAATGCTATGAATAACCAAGAGGACATATTTATAGTTTTGGATGATTTCTATTATATTACAGATAGTTTTCTGCTCCGTACTATAGAATTCTTTCTAAAAAACCTATCTGACAATGTACATGTAATTTTGCTTACAAGGCAGGAACCACATTTGTATTTAGGTGCACTTAATATGGAGAGTAAGCTTCTTTTCATAGATGAAAACGACTTAAAGCTTTCTAAAGAATTGGGAATAAAATTTTTAAAGGACACTTTAAAGTTGAATTTTAAGAAAGAGATACTGAACTTTATTAATGACCTTTCTGAAGGTTGGATTGGAGGGCTGCAGCTTGTGGCTGCCGCGGCTATTGGAAAAAGTGAAGATGAGATTATGAAGCTAAGTTTTCAGAACAGGTTTGTGACAGAATACCTTACTAAAGAAATATATGAGTTATTGAGTGCTGAGGAAAAGCAATTTCTTGTGATAACTTCTATGCTGCCATATTTTAATCAGGAAATAGCCATACAGCTTTTAGAAGAAATTGACTTTGAAAAAGTAATGGACAGTTTTCAGAGGAAGAATATTTTAATCATATGCCTTGATGAGGAAAAAGGAATCTATAGATATCACAATATTTTGAAAGAATATTTAAAAGAAAAATTTAAAGACATTCATAAGGAAACCCAAATTCAGCTTCATGTAAAGGCAGCAGATATTATGAGAAATTTAGGAGATTTTGACCAGTGCATTGAGCAATTAATATTGGCTGAGGATTATTCCAATGTAATGAAACTTATATTAGAGCTTCCTGGAAACATGGCTCTATTTTCATATGGTGAAAGAATTCCAGAAGAATTTATTATACAAAATCCCGATTTTGCATATCAATATTTCTTTTATAATTATGCTAATCTGGAATTTGAAAAATGTAAGGAAATATATGATGTACTTAAAATAAATAGACAAGGGGATTCAACTTTTTCAGCATTTAAATTTTCAAGTATGTTTGTGGAAGATACTTTTAGATTAAATGAGATTGAAGTCATGCCAATTTCAGAAATTGACAATTTATCTTTGAAAGAAACTACAAAGGCTTTTATACTCATGAAAGATGCATCTTTATTATATGCCCAGTGCAGATATGATGAGGGGTTAAATTCTATAGATAGGGCTATGAGTTATTCAGAAATCCATAATAATTTTTATATTTACTTCTTTTCTCTTGGTATGAAATCCCAAATATTAGAGGACATGGGTGAATTTAATAAATGTAAGTTTTTGTATGGTGAGATGAATAAAATACTAAAATCCAATGAAGATGTGAGTATTTTTAATACAAACTTTTATATAGGTATTACAGGTATTTATCTAAAGCAGATGGATTTAGAAAATGCAGAAAAGTGCCTTGAAAATGTAGGTGAATATATTTCTAGTATAGTTCTTTCAGTAGATAGGGGATATAGATACAATTTAGCAGAATATAAATTTATTATTGGAGACACAGAAGAGGCCCTTAAGCTGGTTAAAGAACTTATGAATATGAAAACTTATAATAATATTACATTTATGGCCTCTCTTTTAAAATACGTTTTCCGGCTGAATAAATTTTATGGTGAACTGGTGGTACGTTTCAAAGCAGATTATGAAAGTATGGATAAAACACAGAGAAGTTTGGATAGCAAACTGCTTTATGCAAATATATTGTTTAGAGAGGGAAAAATTGAAGAAGCTATAAAACTTATCGATGAGATTTTAAAATATTCCCGAAAAAATAAAATAAAGCTAAAAATGGTGCAGGCATCTCTTTTTAAAATTAATATGATATATGACAATTCGGCGAAAAAGCGTGAAATAATAAATCTATTTAGGGAAGCACTATTTTATAGCTGTGAAGATAAAATCCTTCAGCCCTATTATTTTGAAAGTGAAACTGTATATAAAATTGTAATGAAATATGAGTCAGATTTTTATAATAATCTGAGTTGTGGTGAAAAAGTGCATTATAAGCAGATAATAAATATTTGTAGAATTGAAACAAAATCTATTTTAAGTAAAAGAGAGATTGATGTGCTTAATGAGATAGCAGCAGGTGCGTCAAATAAAGAAATTGCAGAGCATCTTTATATTTCGTTAGCTACAGTTAAATCTCATATAATCAATATATATAGCAAGCTTGGGGTAAATAGTAGAGTTAGGGCAATTAAAGCAGCTAAAAGATATGGGTATATTTAA